A stretch of the Sphingobacterium thalpophilum genome encodes the following:
- a CDS encoding MFS transporter, with protein sequence MNTEKKGNYRWVICSLLFFATTINYLDRQVLSLTWKDFISPEFHWTNTDYGNITALFSIFYAISMLFAGRFVDWMDTKKGFLWAIGIWSVGAIIHAFCGIATSGIVAGEWFVGFEGAKEAISHVNNAGLVISVSVNLFIFARFVLAVGEAGNFPAAIKATAEYFPKKDRALATSIFNSGATIGALAAPLTIPVIAAHWGWEMSFIIIGALGFVWMGFWIFLYKKPHDNPKVNAAELAYIHQDDHEEQAAHPGATKQPRTTISECLKYKQTWAFVFGKFMTDGVWWFFLFWMPAYLSAVYDIKSSDTEGQLAIFVLYAITMLSIYGGWLPTYFVDKKGMNAYEGRMKAMLLFAFVPLVVLFAQPLGHISYWIPVILIGFAGAAHQSWSANIFSTIGDSFPKRAIATVTGIGGLAGGVGAFIINKTSGWLFDYAKETQMTFMGFKGEEAGYFIIFSFCALAYLIAWVVMKALVPKLILIKN encoded by the coding sequence ATGAACACGGAGAAAAAGGGCAATTACCGCTGGGTAATATGTTCGCTACTATTTTTTGCTACGACGATCAATTACCTGGACCGCCAGGTACTTTCATTGACCTGGAAGGATTTTATCAGTCCGGAATTCCATTGGACCAATACCGATTATGGAAATATTACGGCTTTATTTTCTATCTTCTATGCGATCAGTATGCTTTTCGCAGGCCGTTTTGTGGACTGGATGGACACCAAAAAAGGATTTTTATGGGCTATAGGAATTTGGTCCGTTGGCGCCATTATCCACGCTTTTTGTGGGATTGCAACATCTGGAATTGTCGCCGGTGAATGGTTTGTTGGTTTTGAAGGAGCAAAAGAGGCTATTTCTCACGTGAACAATGCAGGCTTAGTCATCAGTGTCAGCGTCAACCTGTTTATCTTTGCACGGTTTGTGCTTGCTGTTGGGGAAGCTGGAAACTTTCCGGCAGCCATCAAAGCGACTGCCGAGTATTTTCCGAAAAAAGACCGCGCGCTGGCCACTAGCATTTTCAACTCCGGGGCGACTATAGGTGCACTAGCAGCGCCACTGACAATACCTGTCATCGCTGCACATTGGGGATGGGAAATGTCATTCATTATTATCGGTGCACTGGGGTTCGTCTGGATGGGTTTTTGGATTTTCCTGTACAAAAAACCACATGACAACCCCAAAGTCAATGCTGCTGAGCTAGCTTATATCCACCAAGATGACCACGAAGAGCAAGCTGCTCACCCCGGTGCAACAAAACAACCAAGGACCACAATATCAGAGTGCCTCAAATACAAACAGACCTGGGCTTTTGTATTCGGAAAATTCATGACCGATGGTGTTTGGTGGTTCTTCCTATTTTGGATGCCCGCCTACCTTTCCGCTGTTTATGACATTAAATCATCCGATACCGAGGGGCAGCTCGCAATCTTTGTCCTTTATGCCATCACGATGTTATCGATCTACGGCGGCTGGCTCCCTACCTATTTTGTTGATAAAAAAGGGATGAACGCTTATGAAGGGCGGATGAAAGCTATGCTTTTGTTTGCATTTGTGCCGTTAGTTGTTCTATTTGCGCAGCCTCTCGGACATATTTCATACTGGATACCGGTGATTTTAATCGGCTTTGCGGGTGCAGCACATCAGTCCTGGTCGGCAAACATTTTCTCCACCATCGGAGACTCTTTTCCGAAGCGGGCTATTGCAACAGTTACAGGCATAGGCGGACTCGCGGGCGGTGTAGGCGCTTTTATTATCAACAAAACCTCCGGCTGGCTGTTTGATTATGCAAAAGAGACACAAATGACATTTATGGGCTTTAAAGGCGAAGAAGCCGGGTATTTTATTATCTTTTCTTTCTGTGCTTTAGCATACTTGATTGCATGGGTGGTAATGAAAGCCCTTGTTCCTAAACTAATTTTAATAAAAAATTAA
- a CDS encoding ketohydroxyglutarate aldolase: MSLKDIVLQKIIEQGTLPLFFDHDRERSAAILRTLYQAGVRVFEFTNRGAEALEVFEHLIAVRDAEMQDLYLGIGTIKSVEDAQQFLQVGADFIVAPLVNPLVGSLVHEQHKLWIPGCMTPTEIYTAQQQGAALIKLFPANILGPAFMSSIRELFKDQKFMPTGGVEIEMENLKAWFRSGVCAVGMGSKLIDPKDTAQLFENTKKALDFVSKARQQ; the protein is encoded by the coding sequence ATGAGTTTGAAAGACATTGTACTACAAAAAATCATTGAACAGGGAACACTTCCGCTATTCTTCGATCACGATAGAGAGAGAAGTGCCGCTATTCTACGCACGCTGTATCAAGCAGGCGTACGTGTATTTGAATTTACCAATAGAGGCGCAGAAGCTCTTGAGGTATTCGAGCACCTAATCGCCGTAAGAGATGCTGAAATGCAAGACCTTTACTTGGGTATCGGGACAATCAAATCTGTGGAAGACGCACAGCAGTTCCTTCAAGTAGGTGCAGATTTCATTGTTGCACCCCTTGTAAATCCACTGGTTGGCTCTCTTGTTCATGAGCAGCATAAATTATGGATTCCGGGCTGTATGACACCGACTGAAATCTATACAGCGCAGCAACAAGGCGCTGCCCTGATTAAATTGTTCCCGGCCAATATCCTGGGCCCTGCATTTATGAGCTCCATCCGCGAGCTTTTTAAAGACCAAAAGTTTATGCCCACTGGCGGCGTGGAAATTGAGATGGAGAATCTGAAAGCTTGGTTCAGATCCGGAGTATGTGCAGTAGGCATGGGTAGCAAGCTTATAGATCCTAAAGATACAGCCCAATTATTCGAAAACACGAAGAAAGCACTTGACTTCGTTTCAAAAGCACGACAACAATAA
- a CDS encoding sugar kinase, with protein sequence MQGKVLSFGELLLRICPDIEQNWIEQHQLPFYVGGAELNVATALALWNVPSSYLSAVPQNAICESIDQYLQRKNIDTTSMQWTGDRLGIYYLPKGKDLKNAAVIYDRAHSSFASLKVGSIDWHQVFADVKWFHFSAICPAISQEVADLCLEAVQVAQEKGIFVSLDLNYRSKLWKYGKAPKEVMPEIAKHCNLIMGNIWAAHQMLDTKLDGQFLTQDSGYKDENLLTQALETSQEIIATYPRCQYVANTFRFDYQLKGIRYYTTLFDKDNLIRSKEYISEDILDKVGSGDCFMAGLIYGLYSNLPPKETLEFATLAAFDKLFIASDATTSTVEDIKKRMRA encoded by the coding sequence ATGCAGGGTAAAGTACTAAGCTTTGGCGAATTGCTGTTGCGCATCTGTCCCGACATCGAACAGAACTGGATTGAACAGCATCAACTACCTTTCTATGTAGGGGGAGCAGAACTGAATGTGGCGACTGCTCTCGCCCTTTGGAATGTGCCATCCTCTTATTTATCAGCAGTGCCTCAAAATGCCATTTGTGAAAGCATCGACCAGTATCTGCAACGGAAGAATATCGATACAACATCCATGCAATGGACGGGAGACCGACTGGGAATATATTATCTGCCCAAGGGGAAGGACCTCAAAAACGCAGCCGTGATTTACGATCGGGCACATTCTTCTTTTGCCAGTCTGAAGGTAGGCAGTATCGATTGGCATCAGGTGTTTGCAGATGTCAAATGGTTCCATTTCTCTGCGATTTGTCCAGCTATCAGCCAGGAGGTCGCCGACCTTTGCCTGGAGGCGGTACAGGTCGCCCAAGAGAAGGGCATATTTGTGTCCCTGGATCTGAATTATCGGTCCAAGCTGTGGAAATATGGAAAAGCTCCAAAAGAAGTGATGCCGGAGATAGCAAAACACTGTAACCTTATCATGGGCAATATCTGGGCTGCCCATCAGATGCTCGACACAAAGCTAGACGGACAGTTCCTGACACAGGACTCAGGTTATAAGGATGAGAATTTGCTCACACAGGCCCTGGAAACGAGCCAGGAAATCATTGCCACCTATCCACGTTGCCAGTATGTAGCCAATACCTTCCGCTTTGACTATCAGCTCAAAGGCATCAGATATTATACCACATTGTTTGACAAGGACAATCTGATCAGGTCGAAAGAGTATATCTCAGAGGATATTTTAGACAAAGTCGGAAGTGGCGACTGCTTTATGGCAGGATTAATTTACGGTTTATATTCCAACCTGCCACCAAAAGAAACACTGGAGTTTGCAACGCTTGCTGCATTCGATAAACTATTTATTGCCAGCGATGCAACCACAAGCACAGTAGAAGATATAAAAAAAAGAATGAGAGCATGA